One region of Zingiber officinale cultivar Zhangliang chromosome 7B, Zo_v1.1, whole genome shotgun sequence genomic DNA includes:
- the LOC122005379 gene encoding 3-hydroxyisobutyryl-CoA hydrolase-like protein 5 yields MAQECSKSDEVVLGAEVGIVRVITLNRPRQLNVISPGVVYLLAQFLEKWEKDDDAKLVIFKGEGRAFSAGGDLKVFYQGRKDDSCLEVVYRMYWLCYHLHTYKKPTVALTNGIVMGGGSALVVPAKFSIVTEKTIFGMPEASIGLHPDCSFSYILPRLPGYFGEFLALTGSRLNGKEMVAAELATHFVPSEKLRELESALLDLSMNDENSIRSVIEKFSLDVQPDEESILNRLPTIDKCFCGESVEEIIKLFQDEANMAGNEWIFPILKGLKRSSPTGLKITLKSIREGRKQTLAECLKKEFRLTMNLLRSVISTDIYEGIRALNIDKDNSPKWEPSNLQGVSTEKVDLCFKPFQDELELQIPGDEASRWSGKYETTVYPSLKGKPDYLVSYVNDSSGTRN; encoded by the exons ATGGCTCAAGAGTGCAGCAAGTCGGATGAG gtagttcTTGGAGCGGAGGTAGGGATTGTGAGGGTGATCACCTTGAACCGTCCCCGGCAGCTCAATGTCATCTCTCCTGGAGTA GTTTATCTCCTGGCCCAGTTCCTTGAGAAATGGGAGAAGGATGATGATGCCAAGCTAGTTATTTTCAag GGGGAGGGTCGTGCCTTTTCTGCCGGTGGGGATTTGAAGGTGTTCTACCAAGGGAGAAAAG ATGATTCTTGCCTCGAGGTCGTTTACAGAATGTACTGGCTGTGTTATCACCTTCATACGTATAAAAAGCCCACG GTTGCCCTCACTAATGGAATAGTCATGGGTGGAGGTTCTGCTTTGGTTGTCCCTGCAAAATTTTCTATAGTAACAGAGAAAACT ATTTTTGGAATGCCCGAGGCGAGTATCGGACTACACCCTGATTGCAGCTTCTCTTATATCCTTCCACGCCTTCCAGGATACTTTG GGGAGTTCTTAGCATTAACTGGTTCAAGGTTGAATGGGAAGGAGATGGTTGCTGCAGAACTTGCAACGCATTTTGTTCCATCTGAG AAATTGCGAGAACTTGAGAGTGCTTTGTTGGATTTGAGCATGAATGATGAGAATTCTATTAGATCAGTAATTGAAAAGTTCTCATTGGATGTCCAACCTGATGAAGAAAGCATCTTAAATAG GCTGCCAACAATTGACAAATGCTTTTGTGGGGAGTCTGTGGAGGAGATCATCAAattattt CAAGATGAAGCAAACATGGCAGGAAATGAATGGATCTTTCCTATACTAAAAGGATTGAAGAGAAGCTCTCCAACTGGATTGAAGATTACACTGAAATCC ATTCGAGAAGGAAGAAAACAAACATTAGCTGAATGTCTGAAGAAGGAATTCAGACTTACCATGAATCTGCTCAGATCAGTCATTTCTACTGACATATATGAG GGCATCCGAGCTCTTAACATTGATAAGGACAATTCCCCCAAG TGGGAACCATCGAACCTACAAGGAGTGAGCACTGAAAAGGTTGACCTTTGTTTTAAACCATTTCAAGATGAACTAGAATTGCAGATACCCGGTGATGAAGCAAGCAG ATGGAGCGGCAAGTATGAGACTACAGTCTATCCGAGCCTGAAAGGGAAGCCAGATTACCTAGTTAGCTATGTCAATGATTCCTCTGGAACCCGGAATTAA